The genomic window ACCACCGCTGTTGGCCCGCGTGATTATGCGACTGCCAGTTTACTTTCCTTCGATGTGGAGTCGATATCGGGGGGGCGCGGCGCTGATCAGTTCACCCGCAAAGTACGGAGTTGATCAAATTGCAGCGGCTTGGTCATCACCAATTGGAGTTTCGTTTGGTTTTGTTAAGGCACGTCCAATTGTGAAAAATGGTGTGGCAACAGCGTGTCCGTCTTTTTACCTGACGCTCAACTTTGATCGCCGAATTTTATCGGGCGCCGATGGTGCACGATTTCTGAAGCGCCTAACCGAGCACCTCGAGAGCTTTGGTCATGAGTCCGATCGTGGTCTGATCGCCCGCGAAGCCTTGTAGTGACTTGGATTGACGCCCAACTGAGAACGAAACTGCTCGATGAATCGACCTTGAGTGGAAAAGCCCACTTCGAGAAGGGCTGTAGTGAGATTTTCGCCAAGATAGATTCGTCTTACGGCTTCCATGATGCGAAGCTTGTTGCGATAGGCAACGGGCGAAAGCCCGTACACCGCGTTAAACTCGCGGCTCATGACCCCCCAGGAAATGCGCAGTGCCGCGCCGACAGATTGAATTTTTAGATCCTCTTTGAAATTTCCATCAATGTAGGCTTTTGTCCGCATCGCTGTCGAGGATGAGTATCGTTCAGACTGAAAAGTGACCGGGTTTTCGGCCCTGGCCAGGCAATCGGCAACCTCTTTCGTCGTCCTCGGAGTCTTGCCGGGTGAGTTAAAAATCATTGGGACTCGGGGAGCATCATTTGGTAGGGGCTTTGGTGAACACATGGCGCTCCAATGAATTGTTCCTGGCGCCAGGTTCCATTCGATCAGCGTGAATGCTGGAAGAAAAATCGCGATCGGGCCGTTGAACTTTTCCGAAAAATCGATCAACCCAGAACCAGTCCGAATCCGCAGCTGTCCTGGCGCCAAGTCAGCAAATGCCAGGAACCAAGTCGCAAAAACATCTATCGTGCTGGTTGGCACGGGAAAGGTTTGCTGGCGCTCCATCAAGCAAAGATCTTCCGCCACACATTTTACCGTCGATTGAATGGTGCGAGTCTCGATTTGGAGCAGAGTACCGGGCTTCATTGCTTAACATAAGAAATCTCGCCGTAAGAAATGTCAAAAAATGGAAATCTTTGACGCTGAAGGTTGGGAGATGATGGCTCGCGATGGCAGTATACAAAAAAATTCCAACTGGATTTGCCGAGGCGACTTCCTGGGCTATGGCCAACGGACTTCAGCCTGCGCATATGGTCGCCATGACGACGATGGCGGACGCGACGGCCATCAGCGGTTTGCGCGAACGCGCGAAGGCCCAAGGCCATATTGCGCCGTCATATACTGCTTTAGCGGTGAAAGCTGCGGCCATTGTGATGCAGAATAATCCTTGGGCGAATCGCGCGATACTGGGTCCGCCATTTTTTCGAAAGCTGTATCAATTCTCTGAAATTGATATATCGGTCGCGGTTGAAAAGGATTTACCGGGCTTGCCGGGACAGCCATACGCCGCAACGATTAGAAGGACAGCGCATAAATCATTGAGCGAGATCACAAATGAATTGCGAGCCTTTGCCACGGCCGACGTGAAGACCGACTCTAGACTTCGCTTGTTCATGCGGGTATTGCGGTATGTGCCACCGCCCTTTAGTACATGGATGATTCAAGCGCCGTATTTAGGTCCTCGATTGTGGTCCATGCATCGGGGTTGCGCCTGTTGGGTTAACGCGCCCTCGAAGGCAGGGGCTGATTTGGTAATC from Deltaproteobacteria bacterium includes these protein-coding regions:
- a CDS encoding helix-turn-helix transcriptional regulator encodes the protein MKPGTLLQIETRTIQSTVKCVAEDLCLMERQQTFPVPTSTIDVFATWFLAFADLAPGQLRIRTGSGLIDFSEKFNGPIAIFLPAFTLIEWNLAPGTIHWSAMCSPKPLPNDAPRVPMIFNSPGKTPRTTKEVADCLARAENPVTFQSERYSSSTAMRTKAYIDGNFKEDLKIQSVGAALRISWGVMSREFNAVYGLSPVAYRNKLRIMEAVRRIYLGENLTTALLEVGFSTQGRFIEQFRSQLGVNPSHYKASRAIRPRSDS
- a CDS encoding 2-oxo acid dehydrogenase subunit E2; this translates as MAVYKKIPTGFAEATSWAMANGLQPAHMVAMTTMADATAISGLRERAKAQGHIAPSYTALAVKAAAIVMQNNPWANRAILGPPFFRKLYQFSEIDISVAVEKDLPGLPGQPYAATIRRTAHKSLSEITNELRAFATADVKTDSRLRLFMRVLRYVPPPFSTWMIQAPYLGPRLWSMHRGCACWVNAPSKAGADLVIATWPWPISFSFGLVKERPWVCDGKVETRLTIPLLMSFDRRIQGGGPASRLFAEFTQIIEQAKLSDVDRLEEKVPAVVDRPQSDARLFG